The nucleotide window GCGGAAGGACAAGCAAGAGCGCGACAAGCGGGACAAAGAAGCTCGTGCTGCAAAGGCTCAGAAAGATGCCCAAGCAGCCCGAGAAGCTaaggagaagttgaaggaggagaaggcagCTGCCCAGAAGGCGGCAAGTCAATCATCACAACCAATCCAAATCCCGAAGCGTGGTTCCCAGCATCCCGTACCAATCCCGGCAGCTCTTCCACAACAACCTTCGAATCCTGCAAGCTACGCCTCGCCAAAGATTCCTGTCGCCACTCCTGTAATGTCCAAAGCACCAACTCCCATAAGACCTCGGACCCTCTCGCAGCAAGACAGTGGAGCGCAATCCGCTACAGCTTCGTCTACTAGTCAAAACCCTTCACCTCATTCCATGACACCCATCATGAGCCCTGGTCTAATTGGCCAGCGCCACGGAAGCGCAAGCACTCAGCATTCTCACTCGGTATCCCCAACAAATGGACAACCGAGACTGCCAGGACAATCTCCTTTCCAGATACCTCCTATGGGAATGCATCCGCCCCCAGGATTGCACCATCACCCCGCACCACCGGGTTTCCCCAATCGCATGTCACAGGATGGCTTTTCTGCGTTTAGACACGGCCCTGGTGCAATGATGCCTCCTCCTGGCATGAATGGGCCAGCTGGACGTGGATTTCCCTTACCGATACCACCAGGGTTCTCACAGCCAGGAGTCGATCAATTTGACATGAATGGATTCCCGATACCGACGGACATGCCCCCATCAAcacatcatcgccaaagttCATTCCAATTTGACGCACCACCAACCCCAGCACAACCCATTGGCCGACCTGCTCCCATTGGGCGTCCTGGAAGCATAAACCTTGGCCGCTCATCTGGCGACAAGGAAGATGAAACTGCACATCTGGGTAGTCGGGCTCTGTTGGAAGATGACGAGCCGCTCGAAGTCGAAGGAATTATGGGGGTGCGAAACCAACCACCTGGACCGAGGCCCGATTATACCACGAGtcccttcttggcttcagcgTTTCCGCTGGCACCCAATCCGTGGGGCCCTCCTGGCGTCGGTGGACATCCTTTGCCTCCTCCTGGGCTCAACAATCCTGTCTGGGGCGCACCAAGTGCACCTCCTGGTTTTGGCATGTCTCCTGTTCCTGCTCTCAACTCTCTTCGAACCGCGTCACACCCTAGCTTCCCCCAACTTCGCGCAATGCTCTGCCAGGCATGCCAGGAACTCGCTGGCTCGGGTGACCAAGAAGGTTACATCGACCTCTCAATTCTGAAGTCAAGAATTGAGGCACTGTCAGGCGACAGTATCTCAGAAGCtattctcatcaacctttgCGACACCGAAGGAAACCCCAACAACGGAGGCGGTACGCTAGTTATTCGACAGAACGGTGGAGGTTTTAGCCACGCCGTCCGATGGGAACCCGATCTAAATGATGGATTTTATCGAGCCGTCGGCGCTCCAGGTGAGATTGGTAGCCCGGTGGCTGGTCAAGCAGCTCTGCGAGGGGGAATATAGGAAAAGTCTCAGCAGCGTGAGGCGGGCCGACAAACTGGCCGGAATTCTTTGTCTGTCAGAGATCTGGTGCGAGAGAGCACCCCTCTGGATCCCGAACCTTCTGCAAGTTGTAATCAGCCTATCACTTTGCTAGGAGGTCACAAAAGAGGGAGGTCGTCTTTACACCTGAGGGGCTCGTCGAACGTATCTGACATGGATCGTTTTGATCCTCCAGTTAATGGATCACAATCCAAAGATTCGGAGTGAGTTCCAATATAGCTGATTGGCCCACCGAGACAGTACCAGCGGAGAGCATGAGATTCTGGCATTTTTCATCAACGGAAGACGGCTAAGCCCAACGCGTTAGCTCATTTTCTTCAGGTGAAGATATATTCGGGATGTTACCAATAGTCGAGAGGAAGATGTGGCATGAATACCCAGGCGCGATTTGCTGCCAAATGTTGCAGTTGGAAGGAAAGCGATGAAGAAATCTACAACGTAAAAAAAAGCGCTGAGCTCAATGAAAGAGTATTGTTCAAGCAGCGGATCATGCGTACCGTTAGCCCTGACTGACCCCTTGCAATGCGTGTAGTTGGCCTGTGAATGTGAATAATGTTCGTGACGATGATTGACCAACACCGCCCATAACAATTAGCTTCGAAGTACCAGCCAAAGCTAGCCGTTTCTCTGGTCAATGCCAGTGGCTTGTGTTGGCCATAACCTTCCAGCCATCACAACTCTCACCTCAACATGTGCGAGTGTGAGTATGTGCCGCGTGTAACCATTTTTGTGGAAAGCTACGAGATGAACATGTGAGAGGCCGGATGGAAGCACACGTAATACTTTAATTCAACGTCTAGCTGTGATCGTCCCCATTTCATAAGGTAGATGAATAGTTACATTCGCGCACCAAAGTTGCAGACTTTATCCTTTCCCATTGCTCCAAAATACTCAAACATGTCATGTAAGGTTTGTTCCCCTTCGGGCCTTATATCAAGGTATCGAAAAACACTTCATCCTTGGCTTCGAAGATTTCCAAGCCTTGGATATTTCCTCCGCGCTGGCATTCACACAGGCATTATAAAGATATGGCGAGTGCTTGGAAAGAGGTAGCTCCATGGCGAGCCGAAGAGCTCAATTTTGAAACGAATACTCTTCGGAGACTCGGTGAAGCTGCCTCGTTACCGTAGCCCTCCCTCGAAGAGACCGATCTGCCTAGATTCGGTCCTGGAAGGGGTTGCCGGCGCCGGGGGCGGATTGGCCCGAGGCGTTGCGGATGAGTGGCTGGCGCTGAGCGGCGCGCTGCTTCTTTGTGGCAGCACGGGCCAGGGCGACGGCCTCAGACTTGGCGACGAGACGCTTCTGCTCCTTGCGGTCGCGGCAGCACATGAAGGTGAGGTAGCCGAGCATAAGAGCGGCTGAAGCAGCGaagacgatggcgatgatgataccaGCGGtgtccatctccttcttgttcATGCAGATATCATCGGAGGAAGCATCGGTTGTGCAGAGGACCTCGTCGCGGCACGAGCTGGTGCTGATCTCAGTGCTGTAGCAAGTGGCGGTCTTGGTCTTATCCGAGACGGTCTCGAGATCGCACTGCTCGGTGCTCTTCTTGAAGGTGGTGTAGCAGTCGGTTCCTCTCGAGGTATCGGCGGcacgcttcttgagctcaccAGTGGCCTTGGGGCCGTCGGTAATGGCAGCGGCGGCTTCGACGCGGGGGATGATGGCGGGCATGGGAGCGGCTTCGTagcgcttcttgagctcgccGGCTTTGGCGATCTCGGAGCATCGCTCGAAGGTGTAGTGAGCCTCCTTGGCGGCGGCGTCGGAGGAGCAGCCGGCAGAGGTGTAGCAGTTCTTGAGGGCGGCCTCGTCGGTCTCCTTGAGGTTGGCGAGGCAGTACGAGAGAGCGCCCTTGTTGGCACAGTCAGCAAAGGCAGCGAGGTCCTCGTGGTGGTTGGCGAGACACTCTTGCTGGACAGCGGCAAGGGCGTTGCCAGCGAAGAGGATGGCGGTTGAGAAGCGCATGATGAACGGGTTCAACGGTTTTTTTTtcgttattttattttttggAGATTAGGTTTCGATCGAGAGGATGCCCAGCAAGCTCTGTAATTTCTGTTGTCGAATACGAATTGGGCGCCTGAAACCAAGACACGCTCAATCCAAAAAGGGGAGAGAGGATGGATGAGTTTGGGGGAGGGTGGGTTTTGTTTGGTGGTTTTGACGGGGAATGATAGGGaaggaaaaaagaggaagaaacaaGGAGAGGGAGCAAGCGAAACGAAGCGAATGGGATGGGAAATGGAAGGGATTATCCGTCCGTTTCTTTTTGGGCTGAACCTTGGTTTCTCTGGGTGAGGGAGGGTCCTTGGAAATGGAGAGCAAAAAAAtaagaggcagaggcagaggcagaggcagtgAGAGAGAGGCAGGGGATATGAGGCGGCCTttgggctggctggctggctggcagTGCTAAGTACTGCTTACTGGCCACTGGCATTGGAAAGCTGGCAGCAACAAGTCCATGTTACAGgctcttattattattatggGGATCTTTAGAGCGTTGCTTGTGCTAAAAAAAGGGGAGATGAGGAGACGGATCCTTTCTAGACGGGGGTGAGAGGCCTTGAGCCACAATTGACTATGCCTGAAAGGGGATAGGACATGAGAAGAGATTGAGGGTCCATGCCTTGTTCTTTGTTTTGCAGATGCTAGGGCTGTGAGCGTTTTGTTTAAGTTTTGGGTGTAGAACTGGTGATATTGCTAACCACCTGGAGTGGTATTGTCTGTATGTACGTTGCCGTCGAGTTCACCGAGGCCGAATATCATCAATATCCACGCCAATGCATGCCCATGATGACGGCTGATGCTTGATactttgctgatgatgcAGGATCACTGGTGGGAACTTATTAGCTAAACCCGCTAACCAGCACTGGAGCTGGACTGAGCTGCATttcaagacaaagacaaacatcaacaaagaGAAGCGAGACGTGTTTTCATACATTGGCATAAGAACAATCTGATTTCTACACCCAAGATGTACCAAGTTTCCCAAGAAGGTGTCACTGTCCTGTCGTTGAATTACTGCTGACATGCTGAAACTTGAACTCTCGGGCTCTTCTTTGACAAACCACCTACGTAAGCCCAAGCTTTGCCATGTCTTCCCGCAAGCGCTGATTGAAGTGGCTGAAAGAGCGGGTtaacagcacagcacagcacagcaggcTGGCAAGGATGGCGGTGCAGCGACCAATCGACGCCAAGTTTTACATCTGGTGCGACGATGGTTGTGGGGTGAAGCATCAAGGAGAGTGACATTTcgattgacttgacttgttgCAATTGCCGTATGTTTATGTGTTTGTTGGAGAAACAGTTAGTATCATTACAAGCAGAACACGGACTACGGATTGGAGAAACAAACCTCTAGACAGAATGAGAGCAGATGTTGTATAAGCAACCGGTCAATACCCTGAGCTTACTCTGCTCTGCCTCTGCTTACATGTATGTACCTATCCATACCTAGGCGTTATGCAGCTGAGATGGACCCTGTCGCGCATCCCGACGCCATCGAGACCTGCACCGCATTACCAGATGGTCAAGTTGTAGGCGGCAGAGAGGATAAAAGAATGAATCTCTCATGGCTGTCCATCATCTTGCAAACACTCTGAGGCTATCCCAAGTTTGGAACAGTCACTTACCAGTATCATCATGAGTCTAGGATTTATGAGCAAAGCTAACAAGCATTTGATCTTGTCGTATGGAGTAGGAGGATCTGATTCTATATAGATCCCAACAAACCTTGTGCCCACAAACAGAACATCCTGATACTTTCCACCTTCATCGCGTTATCTCATCGGGATGTACCGAATCAACCATCGCTCGCTAAAGACACAGGCGATGTTCAGGGGTTGAAAATGCCGGGCAGCAGCACTTTAGTGGTCAGTGCCTGAGATTGACAGAAAAGCATAATTCTAGTTAATGCCAAGACACATCACTTGTCATTCATTTCACCagtaactacctacctaggtaagtaaCATAAAAAAATGCCCGAGATCTTGATAGATTTTAAACGTTCCCCCCCTTTCACACGCACGTCATGTTTTCTCCCTTGAGTAACCGACGCGCAGCCAATCGAGCTGAATCTGGGGATTAGCCATGTGAGTCTACGTCATCAACTTTGGCGTGAGCTTCCTGCTTTTGCCTCGTATGTAATGCAGTGATTGCACGCAAGCTTTATGTATAAAAGGAAGCAACCGACTCTTTGATCTTTTCTCTTTAACACCGTACACTTGACTATACTCATCGAACCATCTACTCTCACGTAAAACAAATACAACGCCCATCATGCCTCTTGTCGTTCCTGGTATCAACTCAACATCCGGCGACAAGGCCGAGGAGTGGCAGAACAAGCTTGTCGGCAAGAAGCTCTCCGATGAAGAGACATCGACCGAGACTGTATGTCGTCCACGAATTATGCTCAGGCTATATAAACACGCTGCTAACGCTGACGAACAGGTCTTTGCCAAGCGAGACCTCCCCCAGGAGACACGCATCATCGAGCCCGGAATGATGGTCACAAAGGACTTCAAGGAGGATAGACTCAACGTGCACCTCAAGGATGACGGAACTGTTTCACATGTCGTCAAGGGCTGATCTGGCGGTACTTGATTGACTTGACCCCTCCACGAAAAGGAGGGGAAAGGCATTGTTTATGTACGATAATGATGGGAACAGGATTCGCCTGCAATGGCGAAGGCGCAAGAGAATAACAGGATCATGAATTTCCCTTGTGAAATGTCCGTTGTATCTATTAATTGTGATCGCGTGTTCTGTGATGGTACTTATTTTGGAGACTTCCATTGGTGCTGTGCCTCTGTTATTGCATCTCGAGATTTACCCCGCCACCCGATGCCGCGGGGCACTTGTCGACTTGACTTTTCCATACCAAAAGCACCCCACCAAGACACGATACGACccgacacgacacgacaaGTCCACCTTCTCTACCGTCCATTTTCTATTTACTTGTTCTATAAGCAACATAGCTCAACTCCAGTATTGCATTCATTTCGGCACTGCCGTTAAACCACCACAATGTTCAAGAAAGAGTACATTCCCCCGCCATGAAACCTCTCAAAGCTCTCATCTAACCACGTCCAGAATCCAGGGCTCACCGAAGCAAAAGCTCAAATCATCTGTCCAGCGCTCCCTTCGCCAGGGCCTTCTCGACACATATCCTCTACTCAACCCCTACATCGACGAGATTCTGCCCAAGAAGGCGTCGCTCTCAAGCATGAAGCTGACGGACCGCAACACTCTCTACGTTCTCGACTCAACACCTCTCTTCTACCAACAGGATCTCACTGGCATCCTCGTTCCTCACCTCCGTCTCGTACACCGCTTCCCTCAAGCGTTCCCCAGCATTCGCATAGACCGCGGTGCCATTCGCTTCGTCCTCTCGGGCGCTACCCTCATGGCCCCCGGCTTGACTTCCCCAGGAGGCAGACTACCTGCTGATGGTGCCCCCGAGGGTCTACAAGAGGGCAAGGAGATGGATCAGAAGATGGATGAGGAGGGTCGATGGAGCAGAGAGCTTGTCAAGGGTGAGCCCGTGGTTGTCATAGCTGAGGGCAAGGAGGAGGCTTGCGCAGTGGGAACACTCGTCGTGGGAACcaaggaggtcaaggccaagggcaagggaCCCGTGATTGAGGACGCGCATTACTTGGGCGATGGACTGTGGAACTTGAGCACCGAGTAAAATGTGGTTCGGTGTTGGGGGTCGGAGTAGGGTTTTGTGATACCAATGAACAAGCGAGGGGAACACAATTCAAAGCGGAGAAACATGAATGAGACGATCATGACTGGTTTAAATGTATTctggaaaacaaaaaaggtCATAAATAGACTGGTGCATGCTGGGTTTGGCAGTGATTGAGTGCGTCATTTATCCAGGACGGGGGAACTTTGCACTGATGGTCGAAGATTACTTATCGAGCGACCATAAGGTGAGGCTATATGGACGATAAACAGTTATAGAGAGTTGCTTTCTAactggagaagaagctggtcTGCTTCTTTTGATCCAGACTAACCAGACCTCCTGTTGACATCGCATCATAATGCGAGCGGTGAAGATCGAAGCAAAGCCATTGTCTTTCCATTCTGCGGTGAGTTCACATACGCAAATAAATGTCGCCCATTTCTTGTTTATTCATAGTCTTTTACTGCAGGAATAACCACAAGTTGATATGTTGTTACGTGGCTGTCACTTCATGAGACATCCTGTCATGCAACCTACAGCGGCGTCAACCTCGTTCGCGGCGACTACAGCTCGAATAATACAAAATAAAAGACCTTACGTATAAAATCTCAATTGAGTCCTTAAGTTGCACAGGGAAGTAAGCCTGGAGAAAATGGTGCTGGTATCATGAGGAAGTGTCAGTCTGGCTGCATGTAAGTCAAGTCACTGCCAACTGGAGGTTGCATATCAGACCGTCAAAGGTTCGAAGATAAGCGTTTGACGTCGATCCATATTGAGACCACAAGCCTCATTAAACACGGCCTGACTTTACTACAACTAAAATATCGATCTGGCCAGAAATACCAAGTCTTGGTCCGTCAAAGGTATGCAGCCAGGTACCAGTTGATCTCGAGTTGGTGATGTCCCTGCCCTACCAGTTCAAGTTCTGGGGGTATTTCTTAGTCCACAGCTATGATAAGAGGCAAAGCTAAAGACAGTCCAAATATGGAGATCAAATAGCTTTGGAGACTCTAGAAGAATGCTTTCGATAGTCGTAGCACGTCTTCTGCAGAAGAATTTAGCGAGTGTTCACAACTTCGGGAAGAATGCATGTGAGACGCAACAGACACTAATTTATATCCAGAAAAGCGGTGAACTGAGCCGTCTTTAGGAATATTGTAACTTTTCTAACCTTCAGGGTCAATCTGTGTCTGTACCTGCAAGCCAATGTGACTTCTGCTCCAGCTTTGGAATTCCTAGTAACTCCATCTCCAAATCACCCATCCAGCAAACCCCAGTCCTGTAATCCAATGACCAGAAGCTTTATATCTCAGCTCATCACCACCGTTCATCCAGACAACCAAACCATCACCAAGTCTCACGATCGACAATATTGCAGAAAACGTCGTCACGGCACTCTCATTGCCCTGATATTGGAACGCCATCAACGTAAGACCGTATGATATCTCACGAAGACCCTTGAAGTACATAAGAGGTGAAACAGAGCCGCCTTCTGTGCTGATTTTGCTAGattcgagaagaagaccgaCGTGGCCGTACTCCTTTCGTGGTGAGAGGAGAGCCATCATCCCACGGCTGACACAAGCGCCGCCGAGGATGTAGGGGGGAATGGATGAGAATGTCGTCATGTTCCGATGTGCTGCAAGCAGATATCGCTTTCAGGGATAGATTTTGGGATCCAATCAGGAACCTTGATAGTATAGAGATagtcgaggttgagaagttcaATTGTAGCTGAGTGAGATAAAGAATCTATGGAGTCTGCTTACGCATATACCTCATTCAGTTAGACTGCCACTATCTTGGGATTTATAGTCTATCTCAACCTCATTTCACCTCAAATGTAAATTACACTTGTGAATTTCTTGAAACTAGATCACTGCTACGAGTAATTAAGATATCTCTGCCGCGTAAGAAATACCGTGTAAATAAGACAGTCCATCTACAGACTGACTGTGATTAAAACTCAAATATTGCTCAtggtttactatatatagatctatTCAAGCTTCCGCTCTGGCCGTGGCCACGGCTCGTTTTTGGGTTTCAATTCATAGCCTTTGTAGATATTAGCAACGTCCGAGATTGTCCTGCTCACTACATAGATTTGCCTTGTTTCTCTTCGCTGTAAATCTCTTCAATGTGACAGTCGAGTTCATAACTCTCTTTTGAAATATCCATATAGAGGGGATGTTGTTTGACTTCCTCTCAAGCTGGTACTGTTCGTCCCTTCTTTGCTCAAGATCATCCATCTGATAACTCTCCCATTTTGACACCTCTGTAACCAAACTCTGATACGTCGAGCTCAAGCATTGTCAAGGTGTTCTtgtgctgaagaagaattcTTCCCGGCTCTTGGGATCTTGCAGCGTCCTAAATTTCTGTCACAGTTTTCCGACCGACATATCGGGTGTCTTAATAGCCTTGAGGGCCGTGATGGTTCTGCACAATGTCGATCCGGAGACCTCGGCGTGGCTTAGACGTATGTTCTTGATGCTGGATGTTCCGGGTGCAACCAAACCGTCAATCTCATACTCCGCGGCACCCTCCACAATTGAAGGTCTCTGGTAGTAAAAGTCTCAGTATCGAATATGCTTAGCAAGATGAATATCTTGATGTAATTCAATCTTCAGTGGCGTTTGTCTGACGAGTGCAGCGGCGGCAAAACGACTCTCGTTGTTATGAGCTCCTTTGCATTGCCCAGAACCTATCCCGAGTAAGGCACCTTCTGCCATTCCAAAACCTCAATGATCGACTGTGATGTTGATCTCCAATGCCAAGAGATGTAACGTGCCTTTTGAAGAAATCATGCGCATCGTGGTCTACCCCACGATTGGCGCGCTTTGGGTGTAAGTCTTTGCCACCGCCTGAGCGTAGATCATCCCCATCATGAAAGTAAGAATGAAAACTCGGCCAAGAGTTTGGCTCAACGATGATCTCACAAAGTAAGCCTGCTGTGACTGGATCGACACTATacgagagaaggagaggcagCCTCTCAAACTTGTCTCGGGATGTGACTTTGGTAGTTTTATTTGCTGGCATTGCTGGGGGCAGCGTTGGTAGAATTGGAATAGAATCTAACTGTGTATGACTAGTCTATGCTGTTACGGCTAAGGCTGTACCCTGAGCTTAGGACTGATTGGCGATAGTTGAAGTAGACAGTAAGAACCAACCGATATGAGAGCTGTTCTTGAACAAAGCATAATTAGGTTTGATTATCTTGATTACGCTTCAGTATAGCGAGGCTATCCTAGCAAAACTACAAATATATCCACCAGCCACGACACTTGTTGCCGGATCAACAACACCTTGGTTAGCACCTATTTTAGCAGCATCGTTCTATTCGAATTGAATGAAAAGCATTTGTAGTTGAAATACTGCAACGTTAAACACTTAATTGTCGCTTCATAAAAAGGAGACAACATCATGTTAACTGCTGTCGTTGAATACGGACTGATCTGCACTGGAACTCGTATTATTCTGTCCAATCTCGTTAGATTTTGCAGATCAGGTGCTTGGAATACCACGTCAAGAGCAAGGTCCAAGGATCGGACTTCATAATCTGGGGCACTATAGCTGAAACTGGTCATGGCCCACTGCCAATGTCCTTGTATTTCCACTGTATATGGCATTCTGAACCTTGGATGTTGTTCACCGTCGCTGTATCCGTAGTGGAGAAGCCGCTATTCTCCTATTCACGCTCAGCCACAAATAGATACAATTATGCGAGGAACATCCCATGTTGAGATACTATTCTATGgggcttgaccttggcaGACTTTGAGTGAGTGATCATGACGGAATGTTCCTAATCCTAACCTAGAGCCTTAGCACAGGCCATTATTTCCGGGTAGACTTCCGCCCCCTAATGAAGAAACGTTTCCGACTGttttcaacaccaacagaaCAGCGGAACTCGGCATCACAGTAGATGTAGCATTTCACCTGAATTATCGTTCTTGGCCAACGTGTCTCTGCCTGAAGAAGCTCGCATTTACGAGGAGCTCCATTTGTGGCGATGGCCCAAAGACACGTTCAATGCCAATGGCATTGCAAGTGGTCAGGGCGGTTTAGCTTCACCTAGGCCCTACCCTTTGGGGATCGAGGCTATGACGTATGTAGCCAAGCACTGAGGCCTCGGCATCGAACGATAGGTTCTAGAAAAGCTGGACGTTGCTAAATTTAGAGAGCTCCAGCTCAATTGCTGGCTTGGACTGGGCCTGGGCCTGGGGTTGGGCTCTGGTCACGGGTGGCTTGCTTTGGGCTGCCGTTATCCCTAGCGTTGGTGTCCATTGGCGTTCTATGGCCGGCCTGACCCTTACAATTTTAGCCATGTCCAGCAACGCTTCTGGGGCCTAGGCCTGGGGGTTTTCGGCTCGACCGCCTGAGCTCTCAATGCATTACGGGATGCAGTGGGGTTATTTCAGGGAGATAATTGTTGAGTTGCAGTGGACAGTGGAGATATCTCGTATTCTCTATTCTTCCGCGAGGCGGGCGACATGCTTCCGTCTCCTCAGTCCTCACCGCGGGCCTTCGGAGTTCGGACTGGGGCTGGGGCTTAGAGTCCGTTATTGGGGCAACTGCCGGAGACGATCGATCTCTCAGCTATGACGATgcgagatgaagacgacCAAGGGGAGAAGATGGGTATATAAGACTCTCGATGTTGTCTTCTTTTCGACATtatctcactcactcatcacTCAcactctcaacctcaactccacCACTCTaaaccacaaccaccaccaccacaacacaacaacaacacaacaGCCGCCATCATGCAGATCAAGACTCTTCTCGTCACTCCCCTCGTCGCCGCTGGCGTCGTCTCAGCTGCCCCCAAGGCCGACACCACTCCCAAGTCCACTTTCTTCAACGGTCTCGCCCTCCGCTCCGCCAGCCCCATCCACTTCAGCTACATCCAGGCCAACAAGGAGTCCTTCgagctgaagctcaagaagcaggaggCCAGCTGCGACGACGGCAAGCAACACAACGAAGTCACCTTCCATCTCTCCGGCGACGAGCTCTGGCTCTACTCCGTCGGCAACCCTGGCCAGCAGGCCTACGTCGACTTCTCCGGCATGGGCCAGGGCAAGTTCGGCTACACAACTGGTGCTCAGCCCATGCCCAGGAACGGCCAGCGCAACGGCTGGAAGATCGACAAGGACGGAATCCTCACCAACGGCGGCGCTGGCTTCGTTGCCTGCCCCAACGGCGACGACCTCGAGAAGACCTCTTGGTCTGTCTGGGTCTACAACAGCATCGACAACCCCGGCGGTAACAAGAACTGCCTCCCCTTCTCCGTCAAGGCCGCCAAGGTTAAGAAGCCTGTTGGCTGCCTGTACTCCCAGGTCCAGCCCAACGAGTAAATGTTGGTTGATGAAACGTTTCTAGCACATATTTTTGCATAGCCTCATGGTCGAGGTCATTGGGTTTAGAGGATGACAAGTTATTCATTATAATGGCGTTTGATTGGGTCATAGAACCTGGATAGAGTACGTACTCAATACTTATTTGCTTCTATCACTTTTCGTCAATTGCCCATTATATGTGATGTCTCCGAGTTGAACAACCATCGGTCTAAACTGTAACCACTCACCAATCGCTCTCCAACACATCTGTCACTCGCTTGTAAAAACAAAACCAATCCAG belongs to Fusarium musae strain F31 chromosome 9, whole genome shotgun sequence and includes:
- a CDS encoding hypothetical protein (EggNog:ENOG41) — encoded protein: MQIKTLLVTPLVAAGVVSAAPKADTTPKSTFFNGLALRSASPIHFSYIQANKESFELKLKKQEASCDDGKQHNEVTFHLSGDELWLYSVGNPGQQAYVDFSGMGQGKFGYTTGAQPMPRNGQRNGWKIDKDGILTNGGAGFVACPNGDDLEKTSWSVWVYNSIDNPGGNKNCLPFSVKAAKVKKPVGCLYSQVQPNE
- a CDS encoding hypothetical protein (EggNog:ENOG41); translation: MRFSTAILFAGNALAAVQQECLANHHEDLAAFADCANKGALSYCLANLKETDEAALKNCYTSAGCSSDAAAKEAHYTFERCSEIAKAGELKKRYEAAPMPAIIPRVEAAAAITDGPKATGELKKRAADTSRGTDCYTTFKKSTEQCDLETVSDKTKTATCYSTEISTSSCRDEVLCTTDASSDDICMNKKEMDTAGIIIAIVFAASAALMLGYLTFMCCRDRKEQKRLVAKSEAVALARAATKKQRAAQRQPLIRNASGQSAPGAGNPFQDRI
- a CDS encoding hypothetical protein (EggNog:ENOG41~BUSCO:EOG09264RQY); amino-acid sequence: MFKKEIQGSPKQKLKSSVQRSLRQGLLDTYPLLNPYIDEILPKKASLSSMKLTDRNTLYVLDSTPLFYQQDLTGILVPHLRLVHRFPQAFPSIRIDRGAIRFVLSGATLMAPGLTSPGGRLPADGAPEGLQEGKEMDQKMDEEGRWSRELVKGEPVVVIAEGKEEACAVGTLVVGTKEVKAKGKGPVIEDAHYLGDGLWNLSTE
- a CDS encoding hypothetical protein (EggNog:ENOG41), whose product is MPLVVPGINSTSGDKAEEWQNKLVGKKLSDEETSTETVFAKRDLPQETRIIEPGMMVTKDFKEDRLNVHLKDDGTVSHVVKG